A window from Amblyomma americanum isolate KBUSLIRL-KWMA chromosome 7, ASM5285725v1, whole genome shotgun sequence encodes these proteins:
- the LOC144098094 gene encoding endothelin-converting enzyme-like 1, whose amino-acid sequence MLNACLAHTSKTGESGVQELRSLMATINLTWPDPPDDSVSPVRVLLRLGYSMAMPLWFSVRPYKREAGHCQIVHISLAESVSFAFNQHMHMVQSKKYSQYYLRFYERFQQFGNKHPVPSAAVINRSELVENFILRHLLKAEKTASVGPACFPMTALDAYTRNISSDEWVAEMHVILPRAMIVPSDKISVSDLSLIRTIGAIFESYTRREILDHLGWQFAQTYGPLVDSGLASGYFGDAEQDYLPHACATHVESSYPGLPAAIYFLVRFERTAQAFVRQTLESVINMTASMMEGVTWLDETTRAAAGAKLRGARTRLWPPEWLLEPDALHRTYSSFAGNATSVTEFLTETRRSILALREAQPAFEEVLALRRSGSLPYLDYDYALNEVAVAAGSVRFPLFVPGGTGVMAFGGLGSSFALQLVRSLDSTGRSALADWNMGEPDGTSFVSSLDTALRNRSSCLKPAYGGDFFPEVVALEATHAAFLGTDRDTVRLMDHFSDEQVFFIAFCYFACKRNGAAAATQFFDCNKAVSHFPPFKRAFGCSPGSAMSTGGSCSFF is encoded by the exons ATGTTGAATGCCTGCCTGGCGCACACAAGCAAGACCGGCGAGTCTGGTGTCCAGGAGCTGCGAAGCCTCATGGCGACCATCAACCTCACCTGGCCAGACCCGCCTGACGACAGTGTCAGTCCGGTCAGAGTCTTGCTCCGACTTGGCTACAGCATGGCC ATGCCGCTCTGGTTCTCGGTGCGTCCGTACAAGCGCGAAGCGGGCCATTGTCAGATTGTCCACATCAGCCTGGCAGAGTCCGTCAGTTTCGCTTTCAACCAGCACATGCATATGGTCCAGTCCAAGAAGTACAGCCAGTACTACCTCCGGTTCTACGAGCGGTTCCAGCAGTTCGGGAACAAGCATCCAGTGCCAAGCGCTGCTGTCATCAATAGATCCGAGCTGGTAGAGAATTTCATCCTACGGCACCTCCTCAAAGCGGAAAAAACGGCGTCAGTTGGTCCCGCGTGCTTCCCTATGACGGCACTGGACGCCTACACCAGGAACATATCGTCGGACGAGTGGGTCGCTGAGATGCATGTAATTCTTCCGAGGGCAATGATCGTGCCATCAGATAAGATCAGTGTGAGCGACCTGTCCCTTATCAGAACCATCGGCGCCATATTCGAGTCGTACACGCGCAGGGAGATTCTTGACCATCTTGGCTGGCAATTCGCGCAGACGTACGGCCCCCTCGTCGACTCAGGCCTGGCATCCGGGTACTTCGGCGACGCAGAGCAGGACTACTTGCCGCACGCATGCGCTACCCACGTGGAGTCGTCGTACCCGGGTCTCCCCGCGGCTATTTACTTCCTAGTGCGCTTCGAACGGACAGCTCAGGCTTTCGTAAGGCAAACTCTGGAGAGCGTCATCAATATGACGGCGTCCATGATGGAAGGCGTCACGTGGTTGGACGAAACGACGAGGGCGGCGGCGGGAGCCAAGCTCCGCGGAGCGCGGACGCGTCTATGGCCTCCGGAGTGGCTTCTCGAACCGGATGCTCTGCACCGGACCTACTCCAGCTTCGCTGGCAACGCCACGTCCGTGACGGAGTTCTTGACGGAGACGCGTCGTAGCATATTGGCGCTGAGGGAGGCGCAGCCGGCGTTCGAAGAGGTCCTCGCCCTGCGCCGGAGTGGCTCGTTGCCGTATCTGGACTACGACTACGCGCTTAACGAGGTGGCGGTAGCGGCGGGCAGCGTTCGTTTTCCTCTGTTCGTTCCCGGAGGCACCGGCGTTATGGCGTTTGGAGGCCTAGGTTCCTCGTTCGCGCTCCAGTTAGTCCGGTCTCTTGACAGTACCGGTCGCTCGGCGTTAGCTGATTGGAACATGGGTGAACCAGATGGCACGTCCTTCGTGTCCTCGCTTGATACAGCACTCCGGAATAGGTCATCGTGCCTCAAACCGGCCTACGGCGGCGACTTCTTCCCGGAGGTTGTCGCCCTTGAAGCAACGCATGCTGCTTTCCTGGGGACTGACCGTGACACTGTCCGACTCATGGACCACTTCAGCGACGAGCAGGTCTTCTTCATCGCTTTCTGCTACTTCGCCTGCAAGCGAAACGGGGCCGCGGCAGCCACGCAGTTCTTCGACTGCAACAAGGCCGTGTCGCATTTCCCGCCGTTCAAACGCGCCTTCGGTTGCTCCCCGGGTAGCGCGATGAGTACTGGCGGCAGCTGCAGCTTCTTTTGA